Within Nevskiales bacterium, the genomic segment GCGCCGTCGGCGCCCGGGAAACGGCCGTAGGCCACGCGCTCGTATTCCTCGGCAGCGGCCGCGTACTGGCCGCTGCGGTATAGCTGCTCGGCCAGCTGGAAGCGCATGCGCGAGGATTCGGCAGACTCCGGCGCGGTCGCCAGCACCTCGCGGTAGCTGCGGATCGCCGTCTCGATGTCCTCGCGCCGCTGCGTGCGCTGCGCCTCGTTGAAGTAATACTCCGCGACCTCGCGGCGGAAGGTCTCGACCTTGGCGCGCACCGCCGGGTCGTCGGCCTGCGCGGCGAAGCGCTGCACGTAAGCCTCTTTGCCGGCCACGGCCTGGCTGGGAAAGTCGCCGCGCGCGTAGATCTCGATGGACTCGGCCATCATCGCCGCGGCGCGCGGGTGACGCGGATTGCGCTGAGCGAAGGCCTGCAGCGTGTGCGCGGCGTCGCTGTAGCGGCGCTGCTCCAGGTAGTGCCGCACCAGGCGATCCACCACCAGCAGCTCGTAGGGCCTGCCGGCGAGGCGCTGCAGCTCCGGCTGTACCGCCGTCGCCGGCCCCTGCGCGGCGTAGCTCAGGGCGATGCCGCGCAGGCTGTCTTCCAGCAGCTCGCGCTGCGCGCGCTCCAGCGCGCCAGTGTCCAGCGTGGGGCTGTCGGGCCCGTAGGCGCCGGGATGCCGCTCGAGCACGCGGTAGAAATTGGCCAGCGCCTCGGGATACTGCGCCTGCTTGTAGTGGCACCAGGCGAGCTTGTACAGCGCGGGCTCGTAGTAGGGCGACTTTTCGCCGTAGCGGTAGTGCAGCACATAGAAGCGCTCGGCCTCGCGATAGCGCTGCAGCGCGAACAGCACCTCGCCGCTGCGAAAGCGCGCCTCCTGCGCCTGCTCAGACTCCGGATAGCGGCGCAGGAAGGTCTCCAGCGTAGCCAGCGACTGCTCCAGCTGGCCATTGGCCTCGTAGGCGCGCGCCAGCTGGTAGAGGATGCGCTCGTCGCCGGTGGCGCTGGGCTGCTCGCGCAGGATGCGTTCGTAGATTTCGATCGACTTGGCCGGATCGCCGCCGGCGCCGGCGGTTTCCAGCTGCAGATCGGCGATGCGCTGTTGGGCAAGGCCGCTGGCGTCGTTGTCCGGTGCCAGTTCGACGAAGCGCTGGTAGTGCTGCACCGCCTCCTGCTGCGGATCCATGGGCGGTGCGCTGCTCTCCGGCAGTGGTTCCGCCGAGAGGGCCGGGTCCGACTGTTCCAGGCTGCCGATGTCCGGCCCGGCATCGGCCGGCTTCTGGCGCGGGGCGGGGCTGCAGGCGGCGAGCCCGCCGGCGAGCAGAGCCAGCAGCAGGGTGTGCCTCAGTCCCATTCGCGCACCGTCAGCTCGGTGTCGCCGGAGGCCAGCCGCTCCAGGCGCAACTCGATGGTCTTGGGTGCTTCGCCGCTGCGGAACGAGAGCTTGGCGGCGGGGCGCCGCTGGCCGCCGTCGCCGCGGGTACTGAGCTGTGCTTCCAGCACATGCCGGCCCGGCGCGAGGGTGCCGGCATAAAGCCGGTGCGCGCCGCCCTTGCGCAGCGCTTCCTGCTCGGCCGGCGTGTAGCTGTGCCGGGTGACGATTTCGTCGCCGAGCCTGATTTCGACCGACTCCGGTGCATCCCCGGCGCCGGCATCCAGCGACAGGAACACCGTCACGCTGTTTTCCTCTTCCCCGAGCTGCCGTTCCAGCAGCCACAGGTCGCGTGCGAGCTTGACCGACTCCAGCTTCAGCTCCTCGACGCGCCGTGCCAAGGCGCCGGTATCGGCCGCGGCCTCGGGTTCCGCGGCCGGCAGCGGGGCGGCCGCCAGGGCCAGCACGGCAAACAGCAGGGGGGTGGGGCGCATGTCCTTATTCTCCCGGTGATTCGGTCACGGCCGGATCGAGCAGACGCGCGAGCGAGAAACGCGCCTGCGCCAGATAGGTGTCGAGACGGGCCTGGTGGCGCGCGAGTTCGGCTAGGGTCATGTCGCGCAGAACCTGTTCCTGGCTGTCTTCGGCGGCCAGTACCTGGGCCTGCATCAGTTCCAGCCGGTTGCGCAGGCGCTGATATCGCTCGAAGGGTGTCTCCGATGTGTCGCTGCGCACGCGGCGTCGCGGGGGCGTCGGTGTTTCTGGCGCAAGGCGCTCCTCCGTGGCCGGTGCTGACGTCAGGGCGGGGGCTGCCTCGGCGGGCGGCATGAAGTCGAACACGCCGAAGTAGGTGATGCGCCGTTCGCCGGGCGACTGCGGGGCCGCCTCGACGGAGGCGACCAGCTCGTCCGCCGCTGCGGCGTCATCGGTCTCGGCCGTCGTCGCCGGCGCGTTCGTCGAGTCGGCGACGGTGAGGGCGCCGCCGTCGAGTCGCGTGGCCAGGTAATCGAGCCGCGGCTCCAGCGGTGTCAGCGTGCGCGCCAATGTCCGCAGCGCCTGCAGGTCACGCAGCGCAGCCTGGAACGGGTGGCTGGCGAACAGGGCGCCGAGGTACAGCCCGTCCTCCGGGCGCGGCAGGTTCCATGCTGACAACGCGGCACCGTCGGCGGCCGCGGACACGGGTGCCTCGCGCACCTGTTGCGCGGTACGCTCGAGCTGGCGCCGCTCGGTTTCGTACAGCCGGATAGCGTTGCGGTAGTGCTCGATCGCCAGCTCACGGCCCTTGAGCCGGGCGTAGGCATAAGGCACGGCCAGCAGCGCCTCCTGTACCGCGGGGTCGGCTGGGTTGCGACGGATCAGCGTCTGCCAGGGCACCAGCGCGCGCCGATAGCGCTCTGCTTCCGAGCCTGCGCCCGGAGCCTGTTCGAAGAACACGCGCGCCTTGAAAGTGCGTTCACGGTCGCAGGCGGCGCGCGGCGGGCGGCGCAGGATCAGCAGGCTTTCCGGCAGCACGCGCGCCGGGTCTTCCACACAACCGACCGGGCTCAGGTACAGGTTCTGCTGGCGTGTGCCGTCCGGGGCGAGTTCGGCCCAGCCGGCCCCCAGCAGCGCCAGGCTGGAGTGCGGGCCTTCCAGGCGCACCCGCTTGAACAGCGGCCGAGCGGTGGCGCCGTGATCCGCGCGCAGGAAGCCGTAACCCATCGCCAGGTTGGCGCGGTCGCGCAGGGCCTGCAGCTCCGCATCCGGCGCCGGCATGGTGCCGACACTGTCGAGCATACCGGCCCCCTGCAGCAGATCGCCGGCGCGCACCAGCGCTACGCCGACGTTGTAGCGCGTGTAGGGGTCCTGGTGCTGGATCGGCTGCCAGGCGTTGAGCAGCGCTACCGCCTCGGCGTTGCGGTTCAGCGCCATCAGGATCTGGGCCTGTAGCAGGGGCCGCTGCTGTTCCAGCTCATAGGGCAGCAGGCCGGTGGTGCGGGCCAGCGCGGCGTTGGCGCGTTCGTATTCGCCGCGTCGGTACCGCTGCTGCGCGAGTTCCCACCAGGCCTTGCCGCGCAGGCTGCCGACGCCGCTGCCGGTTGCGCGCTGCAGGCTGTCGGCAGCCTGGCCCGGCAGGGCGTAGTCGCGGTACAGCTGGCCCAGCAGGAGCTCTGCGGCGTTGCGCTCGCCATCGCGCAGCGATTCCTGCTGCTGCGCGGCCAGCAGGCTGCCCAGCGCCAGCAACGGCTGCGACTGATGGCGGTAGTACTCTGCTTCGCGGTAATAGGGGCTGGGCAGGCCGTCGCTGGCCGCGCGCAGCTGCGCCGGCGCGCCGATGCCGAGCACAAGCGCCAGGCACAGACCGTAGTTGGATGTCAGCAGACGGAACAACCGGGGAGTCACCACAAACGCTCGGGCCACGCAGACCCGCCGAGTATAGCCAGTCTGCCCGCGCCCGTGTGTGACGCGTTCAGCCTGGCGCCGGGTGGCTACGGCGCGTGCCGCTCAGGCGCAGCCAGCCGTCCTCGATCTGCGCCTGGGGCAAATCGAACCAGGGCGCGTAGGCGCAGCGCAGATCCTCGGCCTCGGCGGCGAGCAGGCCGGCCAGCACAAGCCCACCGCCCGGGCGCACACAGGCGGCGAAGCGTGGCGCCAGCGCCTTGAGCGGGCCGGAGAGGATGTTGGCCACGAGCAGGTCGGCGGGTGCGGGTGTGAAGGCTGCGGCCGGCATCGCCTGCACGCGCGCGGATACGCCATTGCGCTCGGCGTTGTCGCGCGTGGCCTGCACCGCCTGCGGGTCGATGTCCACGGCGCTGACGTGGCGCGCGCCCAGCAGGGCGGCCGCGACGGCGAGGATGCCGGAGCCGCAACCGTAGTCGATGACGGTCTTGCCGGCGAGATCGAGTGCATCGAGTGCGTTCAGGCACAGCGCGGTGCTGGGATGCGTGCCGGTGCCGAAGGCCAGTCCGGGATCGAGCTGCACGACCACGGCGTCGGCCTCGCTGACGTTATGGCCGCTCGGACAGATCCACAGGCGCCGGCCGAAGCGCATCGGCTTCAGGTCGGCCAGGCAGGCGCGGACCCAGTCGCGGTCGGCGAGCGTCTCGACGCGGAAACGCGGCGGCCGTTCGAGGCCGAGGCGCGCCTGCACGCCGAACAGGACGCTGGCGGGTTCGGTCGCCGCGGGGAACAGGCCGGTCACCCAGCAGCGCGCCCACAGCGGGGTTTCGCCGGGCAGCGGCTCGAACAGCTGTTCGCCTGTGGCGTTGGTCAGGGAAACCGACACGGCGCCGAGGGCGAGCAGCGCCTCTTCCAGCGCCTCGACATCGGCGTCAGCCTCGATTGCGATTTGCAGCCAGTCCAAGGGATCTTGCTTACTCGGGACAGCCGCACGGTCCCGCGAACCCGCGTGGCCATCCCTCGTCACGAGAAAACCGCGCCCGCATCAAGACCGCCCGGCCAGGCACGGCTTCTGGTCACCGCGGCACGTCGTCGTCCGACACGCTGGTCCCCGTCCAGTCGTGCAGCATGCGCTCCAGGTAGTGGATGTCGGTGCCGCCCTTGCGGAAGCCGGCGTCCTGCAGGATCTTGCGGTGCAGCGGCACGTTGGTGTGGATGCCCTCGACGATGATCTCGGACAGCGCCGTGCGCATGCGTGCCAGCGCCGAGGCGCGGCTGCTGCCGTGCGCGATCAGCTTGCCGATCATCGAGTCGTAGTAGGGCGGCACTGTGTAGCCGCTGTAGATGTGCGAATCCACGCGGATGCCGGGCCCGCCCGGCGCGTGATAGGTGGTGATGCGCCCGGGCGAGGGGATGAAGCTGCGGTGGTGCTCGGCGTTGATGCGGCACTCGATGGCGTGGCCGCGAATCTCGATCTCCTCCTGGCGGTAGGTCATGCCCAGACCGGCGGCGACCAGCAGCTGCTCCTTGACCAGGTCCACGCCGGTCACCAGCTCGGTCACCGGGTGCTCGACCTGGATGCGGGTGTTCATCTCGATGAAATAGAAGCGCCCGTTCTCGTACAGGAACTCGAAGGTGCCGGCGCCGCGGTACTGGATGCGTTTGCAGGCTTCCACGCACAGGCCGCCGATCTCGGCGCGCTGCGCGGGCGTGATGCCGGGTGCCGGGGATTCCTCCAGCACCTTCTGGTGGCGGCGCTGCATCGAGCAGTCGCGCTCGCCGAGGTGGATGGCGTTGCCGGCGCCGTCGCCCAGCACCTGGATCTCGATGTGGCGTGGCGTCTCCAGGAATTTCTCCAGGTACACGGCCGGGTTACTGAAGGCGGCCTGCGCCTCCTGCGAGGCCATGCGGATGGCTTCCATCAGACCTGATTCCTGATGCACGACGTGCATGCCGCGCCCGCCGCCGCCACCGACCGCCTTGATCAGCACCGGATAGCCGACCCGCGCCGCGATCTCGTGACAGCGCGCCGGGTCGTCCACCGGCAGCGGCCCGCCGGAGCCCGGCACGCAGGGCACGCCGGCCTCGGTCATGGCGCGGATCGCGGATACCTTGTCGCCCATCAGGCGGATGGTGTCGGCGCGCGGGCCGATGAAGATGAAGCCGCTCTTCTCGATGCTGTCGGCGAAGTCGGCGTTCTCGGACAGGAAGCCGTAGCCGGGATGGATGGCCGAGGCGCCGGTGACCTCGGCGGCGGCGATGATCTTGCTGACGTCGAGATAGCTCTTGGCGGCGGGTGGCGGGCCGATGCACACGGTCTCGTCGGCCAGCAGCACGTGCTTCTGCTCGCGGTCGGCGGTGGAATAGACCGCGACCGTCGAGATGCCCAGTTCGCGGCAGGCGCGCAGGATACGCAGCGCGATCTCGCCACGGTTGGCGATGAGGACTTTCTCGATCATGGGCGCGCTACGGCGTGATCACGAACAGCGGCTGGTCGTATTCGACCGGCTGCCCATTCTCGACCAGGATCTCGGATACCACGCCGGCGACCTCGGCCTCGATCTGGTTGAGCATCTTCATCGCCTCGATGATGCACAGCGTCTGGTCGGCCTGCACGCGCTGGCCCACTTCGACGAAGGGCTTGGCATCGGGTGAAGGCGCCCGGTAGAACGTGCCGACCATCGGCGAGCGCACGATATGCCCGCTGGGTTTGGCCGGCGCGGCAAGCGTCGCATCGCTCTTGGCCGCCGGCTCTGCAGGCGCGCTGCTGGCCGGCGGCAGGCTGGAGAGCATCGGCAACGGGCCGCTGAGGTTCACGCCGCCCTGCGGGAAGCGGCTGATGCGGACGGTTTCCTCGCCTTCCTTGATCTCCAGTTCGGCGACGCCGGATTCCTGCACCAGCTCGATCAATGCCCTGACTTTTCGAATATCCATGATCACTCCCGGTAGGACCGAAAGAGTCCGCAAATGAACGCAAATGAACGCGAATCAAGAACGCCCGACTCTCCAGAAAAGCAGGTTCCTGTCGGCGTTTTATCCGCGTTCATTCGCGGGCTCTTACTCTTTACTTCGCCTGCAGCTGCGCGAGCGCGGCCTGCAGGGCCAGTTCGTAGCCGAGCGCGCCCAGGCCGCAGATCACGCCCTGGGCGATGTCGGAAAAATACGAGTGGTGGCGAAACGACTCGCGCGCGTGCACGTTCGACAGGTGCACCTCGATGAACGGGATGGCGGCGGCCAGCAGGGCGTCGCGCAGCGCGACGCTGGTATGGGTGAAGGCGGCCGGGTTGATCAGGATGAAGGCCACGCCCTCGGCCTTGGCCTGGTGGATGCGCTCGATCAGTGGCGCTTCGCCGTTGCTCTGGAAGCTTTCCAGGCGGTGGCCGGCGGCGGCGGCCTGCGTGCCGAGCCGTGCCTCGATCTCGGCCAGCGTCTGGCGGCCATAGACATCGGGTTCACGGCTACCCAGCAGGTTCAGGTTGGGGCCGTTCAACAGCAAGATCGTGCTCAATCCTTAGGTTCCCTGCAGCTGGTAGTGCGCCCAAGCCAGTTCCTGGGGCAGGCGGGTAATGTACAGATGCCGCAGGTCCCCGACAAGATCGATGGAGATCGCCGCAAAATTAAACAGATGGTAGGTCCAGGCTCGGCCAGGTACGGGATAGGCCGTACGCCGGGCTCCAGAAAGCGTATGGTCGAGCTAAGGGGCCGGATCTTGCAAGAGTGGCTGCAGCAGCGGCTCGATCTCGGCGCGTTTCAGCTCGCCGGCCTTGCGAAAGACGATATGGCCCTTCCGGTCGATGAGCACGCTGTAGGGCAGGCGCGTGTCGCCGAAGGCTTCCTGCACGGCCAGCGTGGGCATGAGATCGGCAAAGACCGGGTAATTGATCTGCAGCTCGTCGGCAAAGCGGCGCACCGGCTCGGGGTCGTCGATCGCGGGGCCCAGCACCTGCAGGCCGCGCGCGCCATACTCGCGCTGCAGCGCAACCAGCATCGGGATCTCCTCGCGGCAGGGCTTGCACCACGGCGCCCAGAAATTGATCAGCACCACCTGCCCGTCCCATTCGGCCAGCGCGCGCGGCGCACCGTCCAGATCGCGCAGCGTGAAGTCGGGCCGGCGCTCGGGCGCAGACGGCCCTGCGAGCCGGTAGGCGCCGAAGCCGCCGGCGGCGGCCAGTGCAGCCAACAGCAGCCAGGGCAGGACGCGCTTCATCGGCCGTCCAGCCGGTGCAGGCGTGCGAGCAATCCGGCGCTGTCGGTTTCGCCGACCAGCCGCAGGTCACGGCGCTCCTGCCCGTCGGCGGCGAAGAACAGCAGCGTCGGCGGCCCGTACACGCCGAGCGCCTTGAGCAGCGCGCGATCCTGCACGTCGTTGGCGGTCACGTCCGCGCGCAACAGCAGGACATTGCCCAGCGCCGCGCGCACGGCCGGATCGCCGAACACCTCGTGCTCCATCTTCAGACAGGCGACGCACCAGTCGGCGTAGAAGTCCAACAGCACCGGCCGTTGCTGGCGCGCGGCCTCGGCCAGCAGCAACTCCAGGTCCTCGACGCTTTTCACCGGCAGGAACGCGGCACGGTCGGCCGGCTGGCCGGGCGATGGGCGGAACGCCTGCCAGGGCCGCAACGGATCCACGCCGCCGCGGACGGTGCCCCACAATAGCGCGGCGCCATAAACGATGGCTGCGGCGGCCAACACGAAACGCCACCGCTGCCCGCCTGCGCCGGCCAGCAGGTAAATCGCGAGCGACAGCGCCAGCAGCCCCCATAGCGTGGACGTAACCGGCAGGGGCAGGATGCGGCCCAGCATCCAAACCGCCACACCCAGCAGCATGAAGCCGAACAGATGCTTGACCAGATCCATCCAGCGCCCGGCGCGCGGCAGCAGTCCGCCCTCGACCACGCCCAGCGCCAGCAGCGGTGTGCCCATGCCCAGCCCCAGCGCGAACAGGGCGCTGCCGCCCAGCAGGGCGTCGCCCGTGTTGCCGATATAGAGCAAGGCACCGGCCAGCGGCGGCGCAATGCAGGGTCCTACGATCAGGGCCGAGAGGAAGCCCATCACGCCGGCGCCGGCGAGGCTGCCGCCACGTTGGCGGTTGCTCTGCTGTGACAGCCAGCTCTGCAGCGCCACCGGCAGCTGCAGCTGGAACAGCCCGAACATGGACAAGGCCAGCAGCACGAATACCACGCTGAAGCCGACGATGACGGCGGGGTGCTGCATCGCCGCCTGCAGGTTGGCGCCGGTCAGTCCGGCGACGATGCCGAACACGGTATAGGCCAGCGCCATGGCAAGCACGTACGCGGCCGACAGCGACAGCCCGCGCAGCGCGCTCACGCGCGCGCCGGCACCGGCTATGATGCCGGACAGGATCGGCAGCATCGGCAGCACGCAGGGCGTCAGCGCCAGCAGCAGGCCGAAGCCGAAGAACGCGAGCACCACCAGCAGCAGGCTGCGCTCGCCGATCAGCTGCGCCAGGCGGTCCTGCTCGCTGGGCAGCGCCACGGCGCCGGTGTCCGGGGCTGCCTGCGCCGCGGCGGCGGGCGCCAGCAGCGGCAGGGTGACGGTTTCGGGCGGGTAGCACAGACCGCGCTCGGCGCAGCCCTGGAAGCGCACCTCCAGCATCAGGCTGCCGTCGGTCGCGGCGCCGTTGACGATCGGCAGCAGCGCGTCGAGGCGGTGGTAGTAGGCCTCGATCTCGCCGAAGTACTCGTCGGTCTTGCGCAGGCCGTCCGGCAGCTGCGGCTCGCCCAGCGCCAGCCCCGACGCGTCCGCCAGGCGGAAGCGCAGCTGGTGGCGATACAGGTAATAGCCCTCGGCGATGTCCCAGTGCACGCGCACCGTCTGTGGATCGCGCAGCTCGGCGCTGATGACGAAGGCCTGTGACACGGGCAGGAACCTCTCCTCGCCCTGACGCGGGTCGAGCAGGCCGGCCGTGGCCGTGAACGGCAGCAGCAAGAGGGCCAGGGAGAGCAGGCGTCGCATGCGGGACTCAGCTGTTGTCGCGGACCCAGTCGAGGTAGGGCGCGAGGCCCGCCACCACTGGGACTGCGATCACTTCGGGAAGTTCATACGGATGCAGGCTGCGCACGGCGTCGGTGACGGCCGGCACCTGCAGGTCGCGCGTCTTGATCAGCAGCAGGCACTCGGCATCGTCCTGGACCTCGCCTTTCCAGCGGTAGATCGAGCGCAGGCCGGGGATGATGTTCACGCAGGCCGCGAGCCGCTGTTCCACCAGCGCGCGCGCGATGCGCTGCGCCGTGTCGGCATCGGGACAGGTGCAGTACAGCAGGCGGATGTCGGTGGATGAGTTCATGACGCGGCCGATCGCAAGCGTGTCAATGCTAACATGCGACCTGCTCGCGCAGATCTGACCGTGAATCCAAACTTCCGCACCGAGGCCGTCGCCTGCCTGCGCCTGGCCGGGCCGCTGATCCTGGCGCAGTTATCGTTCGTCGGCATGACCCTGACCGACACGATCCTGGCCGGCTGGCTCGGCGGCGAGGCCTTGTCCGCGGTCGCGATCGGCTGGAATCTGTGGACGCCGTTCTTCCTGTTCTTTCTGGGCATCTGCGCGGCGGTGTCGCCGATCGTCGCGCAGCAGGTGGGCTCGCGCACGGAGCCCGCGCTCACCGGCGGCTACCTGCGCCGCGCCCTGTCGCTGGCCCTGCTGCTGAGCCTGCTGTGGTGGGCGCTGCTCAACCTCAGTGCGCCAGCGATCGTCAGGCTGCTGGGCGTGACGCCGGAAACCGCGGCCCTGAGCCTGGACTACCTGCGCGCGCTGAGCTGGGGCGCGCCGGGGGCCTGCATCTTCTTCGTGCTGCGCTCGGCGAACGAAGGCATGGGCTACAGCCGGCCGGTCATGGTCTGCGGCCTGCTGGGCCTGGTCGCCAACGCACTGCTGGTCTATGCGCTGATGTTCGGCGCCTGGGGGCTGCCGGCGCTGGGCGTGGCCGGCGCCGGCTACGGCACGGCGATGGTCATGTGGCTGATGGCCGCCGGGCTCGCCGTATGGATGGGCAGCCATCCGCGCTATGCGGCGCTGCGGCTGCTGACGGGCCGCCGGCCGCGGCCGGCGAACGGCCTGCGCGAAACCCTGATGGTCGGCCTGCCGATCGGCACGGCGTTCGTGCTCGAGGTCGGCGTGTTCTCGCTGGTCGGCCTGTTGATGGCGCGTTTCAGTGCAGCGGCCGTGGCCGCGCACCAGGTCGCCATCACGTTTGCGGCCTTTACCTTCATGATGCCGGTCGGCATCGCCCTGGCCACCACCGCGC encodes:
- the dsbD gene encoding protein-disulfide reductase DsbD — translated: MRRLLSLALLLLPFTATAGLLDPRQGEERFLPVSQAFVISAELRDPQTVRVHWDIAEGYYLYRHQLRFRLADASGLALGEPQLPDGLRKTDEYFGEIEAYYHRLDALLPIVNGAATDGSLMLEVRFQGCAERGLCYPPETVTLPLLAPAAAAQAAPDTGAVALPSEQDRLAQLIGERSLLLVVLAFFGFGLLLALTPCVLPMLPILSGIIAGAGARVSALRGLSLSAAYVLAMALAYTVFGIVAGLTGANLQAAMQHPAVIVGFSVVFVLLALSMFGLFQLQLPVALQSWLSQQSNRQRGGSLAGAGVMGFLSALIVGPCIAPPLAGALLYIGNTGDALLGGSALFALGLGMGTPLLALGVVEGGLLPRAGRWMDLVKHLFGFMLLGVAVWMLGRILPLPVTSTLWGLLALSLAIYLLAGAGGQRWRFVLAAAAIVYGAALLWGTVRGGVDPLRPWQAFRPSPGQPADRAAFLPVKSVEDLELLLAEAARQQRPVLLDFYADWCVACLKMEHEVFGDPAVRAALGNVLLLRADVTANDVQDRALLKALGVYGPPTLLFFAADGQERRDLRLVGETDSAGLLARLHRLDGR
- the aroQ gene encoding type II 3-dehydroquinate dehydratase, with amino-acid sequence MSTILLLNGPNLNLLGSREPDVYGRQTLAEIEARLGTQAAAAGHRLESFQSNGEAPLIERIHQAKAEGVAFILINPAAFTHTSVALRDALLAAAIPFIEVHLSNVHARESFRHHSYFSDIAQGVICGLGALGYELALQAALAQLQAK
- the prmA gene encoding 50S ribosomal protein L11 methyltransferase — protein: MDWLQIAIEADADVEALEEALLALGAVSVSLTNATGEQLFEPLPGETPLWARCWVTGLFPAATEPASVLFGVQARLGLERPPRFRVETLADRDWVRACLADLKPMRFGRRLWICPSGHNVSEADAVVVQLDPGLAFGTGTHPSTALCLNALDALDLAGKTVIDYGCGSGILAVAAALLGARHVSAVDIDPQAVQATRDNAERNGVSARVQAMPAAAFTPAPADLLVANILSGPLKALAPRFAACVRPGGGLVLAGLLAAEAEDLRCAYAPWFDLPQAQIEDGWLRLSGTRRSHPAPG
- a CDS encoding TlpA disulfide reductase family protein, yielding MKRVLPWLLLAALAAAGGFGAYRLAGPSAPERRPDFTLRDLDGAPRALAEWDGQVVLINFWAPWCKPCREEIPMLVALQREYGARGLQVLGPAIDDPEPVRRFADELQINYPVFADLMPTLAVQEAFGDTRLPYSVLIDRKGHIVFRKAGELKRAEIEPLLQPLLQDPAP
- a CDS encoding tetratricopeptide repeat protein, producing the protein MGLRHTLLLALLAGGLAACSPAPRQKPADAGPDIGSLEQSDPALSAEPLPESSAPPMDPQQEAVQHYQRFVELAPDNDASGLAQQRIADLQLETAGAGGDPAKSIEIYERILREQPSATGDERILYQLARAYEANGQLEQSLATLETFLRRYPESEQAQEARFRSGEVLFALQRYREAERFYVLHYRYGEKSPYYEPALYKLAWCHYKQAQYPEALANFYRVLERHPGAYGPDSPTLDTGALERAQRELLEDSLRGIALSYAAQGPATAVQPELQRLAGRPYELLVVDRLVRHYLEQRRYSDAAHTLQAFAQRNPRHPRAAAMMAESIEIYARGDFPSQAVAGKEAYVQRFAAQADDPAVRAKVETFRREVAEYYFNEAQRTQRREDIETAIRSYREVLATAPESAESSRMRFQLAEQLYRSGQYAAAAEEYERVAYGRFPGADGAAAAYGLTVSWQQAASQAEGAQRQAAHRSFIDAALRLAERYPAHPEKAAALTRSAELLLDLKELPKAAELARRVLALVPEPPASLRYSAGAVLAAAEFQQERFAEAEAAYRALLRLAPERDPRRVDLERALAASLYRQAELRKQAGDLRAAAELFLRVGETV
- the accC gene encoding acetyl-CoA carboxylase biotin carboxylase subunit codes for the protein MIEKVLIANRGEIALRILRACRELGISTVAVYSTADREQKHVLLADETVCIGPPPAAKSYLDVSKIIAAAEVTGASAIHPGYGFLSENADFADSIEKSGFIFIGPRADTIRLMGDKVSAIRAMTEAGVPCVPGSGGPLPVDDPARCHEIAARVGYPVLIKAVGGGGGRGMHVVHQESGLMEAIRMASQEAQAAFSNPAVYLEKFLETPRHIEIQVLGDGAGNAIHLGERDCSMQRRHQKVLEESPAPGITPAQRAEIGGLCVEACKRIQYRGAGTFEFLYENGRFYFIEMNTRIQVEHPVTELVTGVDLVKEQLLVAAGLGMTYRQEEIEIRGHAIECRINAEHHRSFIPSPGRITTYHAPGGPGIRVDSHIYSGYTVPPYYDSMIGKLIAHGSSRASALARMRTALSEIIVEGIHTNVPLHRKILQDAGFRKGGTDIHYLERMLHDWTGTSVSDDDVPR
- a CDS encoding MATE family efflux transporter — translated: MNPNFRTEAVACLRLAGPLILAQLSFVGMTLTDTILAGWLGGEALSAVAIGWNLWTPFFLFFLGICAAVSPIVAQQVGSRTEPALTGGYLRRALSLALLLSLLWWALLNLSAPAIVRLLGVTPETAALSLDYLRALSWGAPGACIFFVLRSANEGMGYSRPVMVCGLLGLVANALLVYALMFGAWGLPALGVAGAGYGTAMVMWLMAAGLAVWMGSHPRYAALRLLTGRRPRPANGLRETLMVGLPIGTAFVLEVGVFSLVGLLMARFSAAAVAAHQVAITFAAFTFMMPVGIALATTARVGQAAGAQDADGVRLRGRVGITLAFAIMLPPALLMTLAPQLIVAVYTDDPAVSALAETLLRLAGLWQIWDGLQVSAAGALRGLKDTRVTMLVCLLAYWCVALPLGGALAFALEMGPTGLWWGLIAGLMVAAFGLNLRFYLLTKSA
- the accB gene encoding acetyl-CoA carboxylase biotin carboxyl carrier protein, encoding MDIRKVRALIELVQESGVAELEIKEGEETVRISRFPQGGVNLSGPLPMLSSLPPASSAPAEPAAKSDATLAAPAKPSGHIVRSPMVGTFYRAPSPDAKPFVEVGQRVQADQTLCIIEAMKMLNQIEAEVAGVVSEILVENGQPVEYDQPLFVITP
- the cutA gene encoding divalent-cation tolerance protein CutA; protein product: MNSSTDIRLLYCTCPDADTAQRIARALVEQRLAACVNIIPGLRSIYRWKGEVQDDAECLLLIKTRDLQVPAVTDAVRSLHPYELPEVIAVPVVAGLAPYLDWVRDNS